From Lolium perenne isolate Kyuss_39 chromosome 5, Kyuss_2.0, whole genome shotgun sequence, a single genomic window includes:
- the LOC127302592 gene encoding wall-associated receptor kinase 2 isoform X1: protein MMLTSWWVSIAAMVLISLPAVAGDLPMTMGLPGCNTTCGNVSVPYPFGIGPDVCYFPGFKLTCDHGSNPTRLLLGDGGADAFEVLDISLENVTVRVVSHMSGGRWSLGGDTIGGLPYILKPESNEFILTGCDVQATLLGNGSIISGCVSFCATITDGGGGYTQYYRPEGADINSMTCSNMGCCQSSVVIGSASYGVELKRLNNSLPGDLDVHVLIAEVGWFYPMMFFDLSQNFTELASRGPVLLQWAVAHGAALPNNEMRACPGDAALSVCKSANSDCRDESHFTLKGYSCQCKEGYQGNPYLTGGCQDIKECDRKETYGCFGDCEELPGSFRCRCPGGTSGNYTMPGGCVKSADIIAGTYDEQKNGTSSVN, encoded by the exons ATGATGCTAACCAGCTGGTGGGTATCCATTGCAGCGATGGTGCTGATCTCGTTGCCGGCGGTCGCTGGCGATCTGCCGATGACGATGGGGCTCCCGGGCTGCAACACCACCTGCGGCAACGTGAGCGTGCCGTACCCGTTCGGAATAGGCCCGGACGTGTGCTACTTCCCGGGATTCAAGCTCACCTGCGACCACGGAAGCAATCCCACGCGACTACtcctcggcgacggcggcgccgaCGCCTTCGAGGTCCTCGACATCTCCCTGGAGAACGTCACGGTGCGCGTCGTCAGCCACATGAGCGGCGGCCGATGGAGCCTCGGCGGCGACACCATCGGCGGGTTGCCGTACATCCTGAAGCCGGAGTCCAACGAGTTCATCCTCACGGGGTGCGACGTGCAAGCGACGCTGCTGGGCAACGGGAGCATCATCAGCGGTTGCGTCTCCTTCTGCGCCACAATCACGGACGGTGGTGGTGGGTACACCCAGTATTACCGGCCGGAGGGCGCTGACATCAACTCCATGACCTGCTCCAACATGGGCTGCTGCCAGTCGTCCGTCGTCATCGGCAGCGCGTCCTACGGCGTGGAGCTCAAGCGGCTCAACAACAGCCTGCCTGGCGATTTGGACGTGCATGTGCTCATCGCCGAGGTGGGCTGGTTCTACCCGATGATGTTCTTTGATCTGAGCCAGAATTTCACGGAGCTTGCCTCGCGGGGCCCCGTGCTTCTCCAGTGGGCGGTGGCGCACGGCGCGGCGCTGCCCAATAACGAGATGAGGGCGTGCCCGGGCGACGCTGCCCTGAGCGTCTGCAAGAGCGCCAACAGCGATTGCAGAGACGAGTCACATTTTACCCTCAAGGGCTATTCGTGCCAGTGCAAGGAGGGCTACCAGGGCAACCCTTACCTCACTGGCGGATGCCAAG ATATCAAAGAATGTGATCGGAAAGAAACATATGGCTGCTTCGGTGACTGTGAGGAACTGCCGGGATCGTTCCGGTGCCGGTGCCCGGGAGGAACCAGCGGCAACTACACCATGCCCGGTGGCTGCGTCAAGTCTGCAGACATAATCGCAGGTACATATGATGAGCAAAAGAATGGAACAAGTAGTGTTAATTAG
- the LOC127302591 gene encoding wall-associated receptor kinase 3-like, producing the protein MQFYNLGLIIGLSVASGPCILLLVLGALLISRHLKQRKARALREKFFSQNRGQLLKQLVSHRADIAERMLISLEELEKATNNFDQARRVGGGGHGTVYKGILSDLHVVAIKKSNIVVKREIDEFINEVAILSQINHRNIVKLHGCCLEIQVPLLAYEFISNGTLSDHLHTEEPRSLAWKDRLRITNEIAKALAYLHSAVSVPVIHRDIKPSNILLDEALTAKVSDFGASRYIPIDQTGTATAVQGTIGYLDPMYYYTGRLTENSDVYSFGVLLVELLTRRKPSLYRSSEGDGLVMQFLTLLAHDNLSEILDPQVVEEGGGQVKEVATIAASCIKLRGEERPTMRQVEMTLEALQTPNESVSELIEETNETMNYPRTNKRAKQGESSRCYSLEEEVLLSATYPR; encoded by the coding sequence ATGCAGTTCTACAACTTGGGTTTAATCATTGGTTTGTCGGTTGCTAGTGGTCCATGTATTCTACTCTTGGTTCTTGGCGCTCTCCTAATAAGCCGCCATCTTAAGCAACGCAAGGCAAGGGCGTTGAGAGAAAAGTTCTTTAGTCAAAATCGTGGACAGTTGTTGAAGCAGCTGGTATCTCACAGGGCAGACATCGCAGAAAGGATGCTCATTTCCTTAGAAGAGCTAGAGAAAGCCACCAACAATTTCGATCAAGCTCGTAGGGTCGGCGGTGGAGGGCATGGCACTGTATACAAAGGGATCCTGTCCGACTTGCATGTTGTGGCCATCAAGAAGTCAAACATTGTTGTCAAAAGAGAAATCGACGAGTTCATAAATGAGGTTGCTATACTCTCCCAGATCAACCATAGAAATATTGTGAAGCTCCATGGATGTTGCCTCGAGATACAAGTCCCATTACTGGCTTACGAGTTTATTTCCAATGGAACACTCAGTGACCATCTTCACACGGAAGAACCACGGTCACTAGCTTGGAAAGATAGGTTAAGGATCACAAATGAAATAGCCAAAGCTCTTGCTTACCTTCACTCTGCCGTTTCAGTCCCCGTGATACACAGAGATATCAAGCCTTCCAATATACTTCTTGATGAGGCCTTAACAGCAAAAGTGTCAGACTTTGGAGCTTCAAGGTACATTCCGATCGATCAAACAGGAACAGCAACGGCAGTGCAAGGAACTATAGGATACTTGGACCCTATGTATTATTATACAGGTCGCCTCACCGAAAACAGTGATGTTTATAGCTTTGGGGTCCTTCTTGTGGAATTGCTTACTAGGAGGAAGCCCTCTTTGTATAGATCTTCTGAAGGCGATGGGCTTGTCATGCAATTTCTTACACTACTTGCACATGACAATCTGTCTGAAATACTAGATCCGCAAGTTGTGGAGGAGGGAGGTGGCCAAGTCAAAGAAGTAGCTACTATAGCCGCATCGTGCATTAAATTAAGAGGAGAGGAACGACCGACCATGAGGCAAGTGGAGATGACGTTGGAAGCTCTTCAAACACCCAATGAGAGTGTGAGTGAATTGATAGAAGAAACAAATGAGACAATGAATTATCCACGGACCAACAAACGAGCAAAGCAAGGCGAATCCAGTAGGTGTTATAGCCTAGAAGAGGAGGTCTTGCTATCTGCGACATACCCTCGATAG
- the LOC127302592 gene encoding wall-associated receptor kinase 2 isoform X2, producing the protein MMLTSWWVSIAAMVLISLPAVAGDLPMTMGLPGCNTTCGNVSVPYPFGIGPDVCYFPGFKLTCDHGSNPTRLLLGDGGADAFEVLDISLENVTVRVVSHMSGGRWSLGGDTIGGLPYILKPESNEFILTGCDVQATLLGNGSIISGCVSFCATITDGGGGYTQYYRPEGADINSMTCSNMGCCQSSVVIGSASYGVELKRLNNSLPGDLDVHVLIAEVGWFYPMMFFDLSQNFTELASRGPVLLQWAVAHGAALPNNEMRACPGDAALSVCKSANSDCRDESHFTLKGYSCQCKEGYQGNPYLTGGCQDIKECDRKETYGCFGDCEELPGSFRCRCPGGTSGNYTMPGGCVKSADIIAGNLC; encoded by the exons ATGATGCTAACCAGCTGGTGGGTATCCATTGCAGCGATGGTGCTGATCTCGTTGCCGGCGGTCGCTGGCGATCTGCCGATGACGATGGGGCTCCCGGGCTGCAACACCACCTGCGGCAACGTGAGCGTGCCGTACCCGTTCGGAATAGGCCCGGACGTGTGCTACTTCCCGGGATTCAAGCTCACCTGCGACCACGGAAGCAATCCCACGCGACTACtcctcggcgacggcggcgccgaCGCCTTCGAGGTCCTCGACATCTCCCTGGAGAACGTCACGGTGCGCGTCGTCAGCCACATGAGCGGCGGCCGATGGAGCCTCGGCGGCGACACCATCGGCGGGTTGCCGTACATCCTGAAGCCGGAGTCCAACGAGTTCATCCTCACGGGGTGCGACGTGCAAGCGACGCTGCTGGGCAACGGGAGCATCATCAGCGGTTGCGTCTCCTTCTGCGCCACAATCACGGACGGTGGTGGTGGGTACACCCAGTATTACCGGCCGGAGGGCGCTGACATCAACTCCATGACCTGCTCCAACATGGGCTGCTGCCAGTCGTCCGTCGTCATCGGCAGCGCGTCCTACGGCGTGGAGCTCAAGCGGCTCAACAACAGCCTGCCTGGCGATTTGGACGTGCATGTGCTCATCGCCGAGGTGGGCTGGTTCTACCCGATGATGTTCTTTGATCTGAGCCAGAATTTCACGGAGCTTGCCTCGCGGGGCCCCGTGCTTCTCCAGTGGGCGGTGGCGCACGGCGCGGCGCTGCCCAATAACGAGATGAGGGCGTGCCCGGGCGACGCTGCCCTGAGCGTCTGCAAGAGCGCCAACAGCGATTGCAGAGACGAGTCACATTTTACCCTCAAGGGCTATTCGTGCCAGTGCAAGGAGGGCTACCAGGGCAACCCTTACCTCACTGGCGGATGCCAAG ATATCAAAGAATGTGATCGGAAAGAAACATATGGCTGCTTCGGTGACTGTGAGGAACTGCCGGGATCGTTCCGGTGCCGGTGCCCGGGAGGAACCAGCGGCAACTACACCATGCCCGGTGGCTGCGTCAAGTCTGCAGACATAATCGCAG GTAACTTGTGTTGA